Genomic DNA from Mesorhizobium sp. 131-2-1:
TCCGATTGCAGGAAGTAAAAACCGGCCCAGTTGAGGTCGGGCACCATCTGGTAGATCAGCGCCGCGGTGTTGGCGGCGTTGGCGATCGAGTCGCGCTCGCCCTCCAGCAGCGCCTTCAATTGCGCGGCGAGTTCAGCGTAGAAGGCCGGCTTGTCCGTGCTCTCGATGGCCTTTGCCGCCAACATCGTCGTGCCTCCGTTGCCAGCGCGGCGCTCCGCCCGGTTCGCTCTCTCTGCCACCAATAGGGCGGCGAGGCTATCACGAATTCCACCTAGGCGATCCGGATTGCACCGCAACATAGTTCTTCAGTTCCACCGGTTGGCAGCTAGCTCTGCCGGCGGCCGAACACGCGGGCGACGCGCCCCAGCGGGCCGGGAGTCGGAGCAGCCGGCTTGACCGGCGGCGGGGGCGCAGGCTCGGTCGCCGGATGATTTCTCTCGTCGCCCGCCATCGCCATCAGCGCCTTGTAGATCTCGAAGCCGGATGCCGGCCGCGCGCCCTGCATTCGCTGCCGGGTCAGTTCCGAACAGGTCGGGCTGCCGTCGGCACCAAGGATCTCGCCCATGGTCAACTTTTTGGTGAAGCCGAAGAGATCCCAGACGGCATGTTGGGTGGCCTGCGCGTCATAGGCGCGACTTTGGGCCTTGGCATGGATCTCCAGCAGTTGCGGGATCAGGAACTGCGCCTTCTCCGGCGAGGCCTCGCCTTCATAGGGCAGCAAGCTCCAGCCGGCCTCCAGCATCATCGTCCTGACCTTGTCGGGCTCGCGCCGAAGGGCGACGATGGTCGCGGGATCGACAAAGGCCGGGACATGGTTTCCCTGGACGTTGTGGGCGATGCCAACCTCGTCAAGCAGAGCCTTGCACTCGGGAACGAGCCAGACGGCCTTCGGAAAGATCGTCTGGAGTTCGAAGCCGTAGTTCAGTTCCATCGAAAGCCTCCGGCGTTTCAATCACCCTGACCTGCGTTAAGTCTCGCAACTTCCGCTTAAGGTTTGCCTATTTCGCATGGTGAACGGCTGGTTGACCGGCGGCCGCGCTAGCCTCGTTGCCAGCCCGGCGGGCCACCCGCTACAGTTCCGGCCACCGCGCCCGAGGAAAGAGCATCGTGAGTTCCATTCCCGCCACCCGAAAACGCGACCGCGCGCAGCCGCCGGCGGTGGGCGAAGCCCCCCTCACCTTCGCCGTGCTGGTCTTTCCCGGCTTTCCGATGATGGCGTTTTCCTCGCTCATCGAGCCGCTTCGCGCCGCCAACGTGCTGGCCAGGAAGGAGTGCTACCGCTGGGTGATCGTCGGCGCCGACAAGGGCACGATCGAGGCCTCGAACGGCGTCGTCATCCAGCCGGGTTTTTCCGCCTCCGACGCGCCCAAGGTCGACCGCATCGTCGTCTGTTCCGGCGGCGACGCCGACCATGTCGTGGCCGACGAGGCGATGAACTGGATCCGCAAGAGCCTGCGCAATGGCGCGCATATCGGCGCGGTGGCGGACGCGGCGTTCTTCCTCGCCCGCGCCGGCCTACTCGACGGCCATGCCTGCACCTTGCACTGGACCAGCCAGGCGGCCTTCACCGAGGCATTCCCGGACATCGAGCTCAGGCGCGACCTCTTCGTCATCGACCGCAAGCGCTTTACCTCGGCCGGCGGCGTCGGCAGCCTCGACATGATGCTGGAGATCATCACCGGCGATTACGGCGCCGAGCTCGCCGCCGGCGTCGCCGAATGGTTCGTGCACAGTCCGCTGCGATCTAGCGTCGACCGCAAGCTGATGCCGCTGCGCCTGCGCACCGGCGTCCAGAACGAACTGGTGCTGTCGGCCATCGCCATCATGGAGGACGCGGTCGAGGAGCGGCTGGGCATGGCGGAACTGGCGACAAGGCTGGGCGTCTCGCCGGACAAGCTCGAGCGCAACTTCCGCGCCGAGCTCAGCATCTCACCCAACGGTTATTACCGGCGGCTGAGGTTGAAGCGTGCCGCCGATCTCTTGGCGCATTCGACGCTGATGGTGCGCGACGTGGCGCTGGCCTGTGGCTTTGCGTCGATGTCGAGTTTTGCGAGGGCGTTTCGCGAAGAACACGGGCACGCGCCTAAGGCGATGCGGAGGCAGTAGCGTTTATCGCGCAACGTCGAGTTCCGTCACACCCCCCTCTGTCCTGCCGGACATCTCCCCCGCAAGGGGGGAGATCAGATGTCCGTCAGCTTTCGCCAATCTCCCACGTTCAAAAGGAGATGCGGCGGGCAGAACTGCCAATCTCCCCCCTTGCGAGGGAGATGGCCGGCAGGCCAGAGGGGGGTGCTGTCCCGCCAACGTCGCGCTTGCATGACGAAGTCGTACTGCGGCATCCGGCACGACATTTGCGGGATTCCGCACAAGCTCCATTCAACGCGCGGCTATGTTCCCTCGATCAGGAGGCACCGCCATGAGCATCGTCGTATTCGACCCCGACAGCACCGAGGATGTGGATTTCAAGGACCGCATGCGCCACCCGGCAGCGGCCGATCCGGCGGGCGGCATGTGGCTTTCCGATACCGAGCCGTCCTTCATCGACGCGGACGCGCTGCGCAAGGGGCGGCTCAAGAAACTGCGCGGTTGGATGCGGGAGGCGGGCTACGGCGCGGTCGTGCTCTTCGACCCCTACAACCAGCGCTACGCCACCGGCTCGCGCAACATGTTCGGCTATTTCCTGCGCAACTCGACCCGCTATTTCTTCATCCCCACCGAAGGTCCGGTGGTGCTGTTCGAATATCCGCAGAGCTACCACGTCTCGATGGTGCTCGACACGATCGACGAGGCGCGGCCGTCGAAACTGGTGTGGTCGTCGGTCTCCGGGCGCGACGACGAGACCGCCGGTCCGTTCGCCGACGAGATCACCGAACTTCTGAAAAAGCATGGCGGCGGCTCGATGAAGATCGGGCTCGACCGCTGCAGCCATCTGCAGGCGCTGGCGCTGGAAAAGCGCGGCTGCGAGGTCCGGGATTGCCAGGGCGAAATCCTCGCCGTGCGCGCGGTGAAGACGCCGGAGGAAGTGAAATGCCTGCAGGCCTCGATGGCCGGCGCCGAGGCGGCGGTGGCTGCCGTGCGCGAGGCGATCAAGCCGGGCGTTTCCGAAAACGAGCTGTTCGCCATCATGTATGGCGAGGTGATCCGCCAAGGCGGCGAATTCATCGAGACGCGGCTGCTCACCTCCGGCCAGCGCACCAACCCGTGGTTCAGCGAGGCGAGCGGCCGCAAGATCAGGCCGGGCGAGCTGGTCGCGCTCGATACCGACACGATCGGCTGCTACGGCTATTATTCCGATTTC
This window encodes:
- a CDS encoding GlxA family transcriptional regulator, which codes for MMAFSSLIEPLRAANVLARKECYRWVIVGADKGTIEASNGVVIQPGFSASDAPKVDRIVVCSGGDADHVVADEAMNWIRKSLRNGAHIGAVADAAFFLARAGLLDGHACTLHWTSQAAFTEAFPDIELRRDLFVIDRKRFTSAGGVGSLDMMLEIITGDYGAELAAGVAEWFVHSPLRSSVDRKLMPLRLRTGVQNELVLSAIAIMEDAVEERLGMAELATRLGVSPDKLERNFRAELSISPNGYYRRLRLKRAADLLAHSTLMVRDVALACGFASMSSFARAFREEHGHAPKAMRRQ
- a CDS encoding M24 family metallopeptidase, whose product is MSIVVFDPDSTEDVDFKDRMRHPAAADPAGGMWLSDTEPSFIDADALRKGRLKKLRGWMREAGYGAVVLFDPYNQRYATGSRNMFGYFLRNSTRYFFIPTEGPVVLFEYPQSYHVSMVLDTIDEARPSKLVWSSVSGRDDETAGPFADEITELLKKHGGGSMKIGLDRCSHLQALALEKRGCEVRDCQGEILAVRAVKTPEEVKCLQASMAGAEAAVAAVREAIKPGVSENELFAIMYGEVIRQGGEFIETRLLTSGQRTNPWFSEASGRKIRPGELVALDTDTIGCYGYYSDFSRTFRCGPGKPTAYQKSLYRMAHDQVQHNIGIVKPGMAFREIAEKAWKIPDRFVDQRYTSVMHGVGMHGETPFIAHSMDYETYGRDGIIVPGMVVSVESYIGEKGGREGVKLEDEILITETGTELLSRFPYEDDFLDV